Proteins encoded within one genomic window of Callithrix jacchus isolate 240 chromosome 11, calJac240_pri, whole genome shotgun sequence:
- the INSIG1 gene encoding insulin-induced gene 1 protein isoform X2, which translates to MPRLHDHFWSCSCAHSGRRRGPPRASAAGLAAKVGEMINASVSGPSLLAARGASDADPAPGGRSAAMSGPEPGGPHPNTWHHRLVQRSLVLFSVGVVLALVLNLLQIQRNVTLFPEEVIATIFSSAWWVPPCCGTAAAVVGLLYPCIDSHLGEPHKFKREWASVMRCIAVFVGINHASAKLDFANNVQLSLTLAALSLGLWWTFDRSRSGLGLGITIAFLATLITQFLVYNGVYQYTSPDFLYIRSWLPCIFFSGGVTVGNIGRQLAMLIPFCEKLNLKATWLFHKSRSNCKVFLKSPIVIESSKPLILRARKILEENLIVNYDKDYLFS; encoded by the exons ATGCCCAGATTGCACGACCACTTCTGGAGCTGCTCCTGTGCGCACAGCGGGAGGCGCCGAGGCCCCCCGCGAGCCAGCGCCGCGGGGCTGGCTGCCAAAGTGGGGGAGATGATCAACGCCTCCGTGTCCGGGCCCTCCCTGCTGGCTGCCCGCGGTGCCTCGGACGCCGACCCCGCGCCCGGGGGTCGCAGCGCTGCGATGAGCGGCCCCGAGCCCGGCGGCCCCCACCCCAACACCTGGCATCATCGCCTGGTGCAGAGGAGCCTCGTGCTCTTCTCGGTCGGGGTGGTCCTAGCCCTGGTGCTCAACCTGCTGCAGATCCAGAGGAATGTCACCCTGTTCCCCGAGGAGGTGATCGCCACCATCTTCTCCTCCGCCTGGTGGGTCCCTCCCTGCTGCGGGACAGCAGCTG ctgtTGTTGGCCTACTGTACCCCTGTATCGACAGTCACCTCGGAGAACCCCACAAGTTTAAGAGAGAATGGGCCAGTGTCATGCGCTGCATAGCCGTTTTTGTTGGCATTAACCATGCCAGTGCT AAATTGGATTTTGCCAACAACGTCCAGCTGTCCTTGACTTTGGCAGCCCTGTCTCTGGGCCTCTGGTGGACGTTCGATCGCTCCAGAAGTGGCCTTGGGCTTGGCATCACTATAGCTTTTCTAGCTACCCTGATCACTCAGTTCCTCGTGTATAATGGTGTCTATCA GTACACATCCCCAGACTTCCTCTATATTCGTTCTTGGCTCCCCTGTATATTTTTCTCAGGAGGCGTCACAGTGGGCAACATAGGACGACAGTTAGCTATG CTGATACCCTTCTGTGAGAAGTTGAATTTGAAGGCCACTTGGCTGTTTCACAAAAGCAGAAGTAATTGCAA GGTGTTCCTGAAAAGCCCCATAGTGATTGAGTCTTCAAAACCACTGATTCTGAGAGCAAGGAAGATTTTGGAAGAAAATCTGATTGTGAATTATGACAaagattatcttttttcttaa
- the INSIG1 gene encoding insulin-induced gene 1 protein isoform X1 — protein MPRLHDHFWSCSCAHSGRRRGPPRASAAGLAAKVGEMINASVSGPSLLAARGASDADPAPGGRSAAMSGPEPGGPHPNTWHHRLVQRSLVLFSVGVVLALVLNLLQIQRNVTLFPEEVIATIFSSAWWVPPCCGTAAAVVGLLYPCIDSHLGEPHKFKREWASVMRCIAVFVGINHASAKLDFANNVQLSLTLAALSLGLWWTFDRSRSGLGLGITIAFLATLITQFLVYNGVYQYTSPDFLYIRSWLPCIFFSGGVTVGNIGRQLAMGVPEKPHSD, from the exons ATGCCCAGATTGCACGACCACTTCTGGAGCTGCTCCTGTGCGCACAGCGGGAGGCGCCGAGGCCCCCCGCGAGCCAGCGCCGCGGGGCTGGCTGCCAAAGTGGGGGAGATGATCAACGCCTCCGTGTCCGGGCCCTCCCTGCTGGCTGCCCGCGGTGCCTCGGACGCCGACCCCGCGCCCGGGGGTCGCAGCGCTGCGATGAGCGGCCCCGAGCCCGGCGGCCCCCACCCCAACACCTGGCATCATCGCCTGGTGCAGAGGAGCCTCGTGCTCTTCTCGGTCGGGGTGGTCCTAGCCCTGGTGCTCAACCTGCTGCAGATCCAGAGGAATGTCACCCTGTTCCCCGAGGAGGTGATCGCCACCATCTTCTCCTCCGCCTGGTGGGTCCCTCCCTGCTGCGGGACAGCAGCTG ctgtTGTTGGCCTACTGTACCCCTGTATCGACAGTCACCTCGGAGAACCCCACAAGTTTAAGAGAGAATGGGCCAGTGTCATGCGCTGCATAGCCGTTTTTGTTGGCATTAACCATGCCAGTGCT AAATTGGATTTTGCCAACAACGTCCAGCTGTCCTTGACTTTGGCAGCCCTGTCTCTGGGCCTCTGGTGGACGTTCGATCGCTCCAGAAGTGGCCTTGGGCTTGGCATCACTATAGCTTTTCTAGCTACCCTGATCACTCAGTTCCTCGTGTATAATGGTGTCTATCA GTACACATCCCCAGACTTCCTCTATATTCGTTCTTGGCTCCCCTGTATATTTTTCTCAGGAGGCGTCACAGTGGGCAACATAGGACGACAGTTAGCTATG GGTGTTCCTGAAAAGCCCCATAGTGATTGA